Part of the Tenebrio molitor chromosome 4, icTenMoli1.1, whole genome shotgun sequence genome, AAGGCATTTCCAGACATCTGTTGTCAGGAATTATCCAATTTATCGGAGGTGAAACTTGGTGATAATGAAATTGAGGCAATACCTGTTGAGATAAGTAATTTGCCCTTGGTGAAAGTTCTGGAATtgggaaaaaacaaaattaagacAGTCCCAGGAGAACTAGCAGACTGTACAAAATTAAAAGGTCggtggttaattttttttttattttttgtaatttttttcttatagtACTAGACCTGAAAAACAATCCTATTTCTGACCGTCGCCTTTTAAAATTGATCGATCAATGTCGCACCAAACAAATAATTGATTACGTCAAGGCGCACTGCCCaaaaacaaaagtaaaaaCTCCTGACcaaaaaagcaaaaacaaaacCGACAACGAATCTGACAGCGATGAGGGCGACTTTAAACACGTAATTCGAGTTCATTACGCCAAAGACAACACCAGAGTCGTCATCAACGAAAGCGTCAAGTCCGTCAGAGAGTTCTTGGTGGCATGTCTTGTCAGTAACGTGACTTTCACAGAGGAGACATTCAAGAAGTTCatacaaatacaaaataaactgcACGAAACGGTGTGTTCCAAGCGGAATTTGGCCACAATCGCAACACACGACTTCAACAAACTGGTAATTGAACGTTGTTTGTCATGTAAAAGTCATCGGCGATGTTGTGATTCACAATCTCGCATGTCCGCGATATTGTGATCCACAATCTCGCATGTGCGCGATGTTGTGGTTCACAATCTCGCTCGTTCGTAGTTTGTGATTCACAAACTCGCGCCTCGGCGAAGTTGTGATTCACAATTTCGCCTGATCGCGAAGTGCACCATCACAAACCCGCTTTTTTTGTTGCAGCCACCGGGAAACTTGGAATACACGACTCTGCCGCCGACCGAGCTCCAAATCAAGCCTCTGAACCGCACGAAAGTCATGACGGGGGCGGAGTTGTTCTCGCGTCTCCAAACCGAAGCCAACAATCTACGTAAAGAGAAAAAACGTAACGCCTACTCCGGCATCCACAGATATCTGTACTTGATAGAGGGCCACCCCAAGTACCCTTGTCTGTTGAATTCCGAAGGGGTGGTGATATCGTTCCCTCCGATCACAAACTCGGAAGTGTCGAAAATCGACGTGGGGACCAAGACCATACTCGTAGAAGTGACGAGTTCGGAGTCTTTGCACTCGTGCAAGGTGGCGATGGAGGCGTTGCTGAAGGAGTTGGTTTTGTTGGTGACGCAAGATTTGGAAGTTACCCAAGTCAGAACCACAGACCCGCAGGGCactttgaaagttgtgtaTCCGTCGAAGACCGATCTCAAATTCGAAGGA contains:
- the LOC138127889 gene encoding leucine-rich repeat-containing protein 47-like, with protein sequence MWPEVERAKTENRHELVLGGNEITERLNKEGLDPGIFDLTGLNFLDVHETSLDAVPDQISKLSNLQSLVLHTNKLQDINKNITKLEKLKLLDLSRNQLNQVPEEIDNLSNIVTFNFNYNCLEVFPKLMKTQKLTVLDLSNNKLKAFPDICCQELSNLSEVKLGDNEIEAIPVEISNLPLVKVLELGKNKIKTVPGELADCTKLKVLDLKNNPISDRRLLKLIDQCRTKQIIDYVKAHCPKTKVKTPDQKSKNKTDNESDSDEGDFKHVIRVHYAKDNTRVVINESVKSVREFLVACLVSNVTFTEETFKKFIQIQNKLHETVCSKRNLATIATHDFNKLPPGNLEYTTLPPTELQIKPLNRTKVMTGAELFSRLQTEANNLRKEKKRNAYSGIHRYLYLIEGHPKYPCLLNSEGVVISFPPITNSEVSKIDVGTKTILVEVTSSESLHSCKVAMEALLKELVLLVTQDLEVTQVRTTDPQGTLKVVYPSKTDLKFEGGVIKTVMV